In Segatella copri, the DNA window TGCGGATGATGCGGGCGCCCTTGAGATATGCCTGGTCGGTAGCCCCACCTGCCTTCTTGAAGAGTTCGCTCAGGCGGGCGTTGCGACGGTCTAATGTATAGAGACCGGCAAACATCACTTCACCGGTAATCGATACGTTCTGCTGCTCTACATAAGCCGGACTCTGACGGATCATTACTTCATCAAATGGCATCAGCTTGAAACCTGGGGTGCCGTCGATAACGAAGCCGTCTTTGAGAGATAGGGTGTAGGTCTTGGCGATAACGCTATCTGGACGTAAAGCCTTGGCATCCATCACTCTACGGCTTACCATTACATTAACGGTTGAAGCCTTGTCGGTTAACCCGCCTGCCTGAAGAACGAAGTCTTCGAGGGTCTCATTGTCGGCATATTGATAGACGCCTGGATACTGCACTTCGCCACGGATGGTGAGGGTGCGCTCTACAATCTTTTCCTGTCGGGTAGGGATGAAGAGAACATCGTTTTCCTTCAATGGGATATCTGGAGTCTTGCCGTTCATAATGCCGGCAATGTCTACACTTACTACTTCGAGTGAGCGGTCTGACTTCATGCGGTGCATTACGGCACGGTTGGTGAAGGCTTCCTCTGTTAATCCTTCGGCATGCTCTACCAGGGTGCGTACGCTGTTGATCTGCTCGCCCAGGTTGTACATGCCCGGACGGAATACGGCTCCTTTCACCTCTACGGTGTTGGCGTAGCGTGGCAGGATGCTGTCTACGCTGATTGAGTCGCCGTCATCGATACGGAAACTGGAGAAGTCGAATTCTTCTATATTATATACGGCACGTTCTCTGCCGGTCTTGCGGTTCAGTCTTACTGATTTCTTGTAAGCATCGCCTGTAAAACCGCCGGAATACTTCAGAAGGGAATTGACACTCTCGTTCTTCTTCATTTCGTAAATCATCGGGCGCTTGACCTTTCCGGCGATGGTTACGAGACAATCGTATGGACCTACTACGATAACATCGTTGTCGGCAAGGCGGACATTACCCGTCAGTTTGCCGTTCAGAATATAGTCGTAGATATCAACAACCGTTACCAGTTTGTTGTGTCTGTATACCTTGATGTTTCGCAATGTACCCAGATCGTTGGTTCCGCCAGCCATGTAGAGTGCATGGAATACGGTAGCGAAGGCTGAGAGGGTATAGGTGCCCGGAATCTTAACCTCGCCCATTACGTTTACCATGATGGTCTTGGTCTGTCCTACGGTAAGCTTGATGCGGCTTGAACGGTATCTGCTGCCCACGGTATTGCGCAGGCGGGCATTAGCCTGAGCTACGGTCAAGCCTGAAACGCTGACCGGTCCATAACCCTCGATGGTTACTTCACCATCTGGCGAAACGGTGCTCTCGATGGTTTTCTGAGAGGCGCCATAGATATCTATGATGACGGCATCGCCAGGCCCCAGACGATAGTTCTGTGGGGTAGCGATGTTCATATTTGGCTCGAAACTGAGGTCTTTGTTATTGAAGATGTCACGGCCGAAAACCTTACTGCGCTTCTGGTTGAGCTCAGCCTGCAGCTGTTTTACCATGGTAGCTGTATCGGGTACCAGGGCATTCATCTCCTTGCTGAAATCATCATAATCTGGGTTGGTTTCATCATAAGATGAGTAGTAGCTGTCGTTCTGCTTGCTCTGGATGCGATAATTGCTATAGGTTGAAGCCTGCTTCTCTTTGTCCTTGTCCTGGTAATCTTCTCTTTGCTTACCATTGTTGGTCCGCATTCTCTTGTTGCCTGCATTTCCTGCAGCGGTTGTGCTGTAGAGCTCGTTCTGCTGCGACATCTTCTGATACTTATTGCGTACACGTCGAATCTGGGAGATGTCTACGCCCTTCTGCATCAGTTTGGTAACAATCTGCGAATTGGCTGTGCCACGCTCATGTTCTTTCACCACAAAGCTCATGACCTGATCATCGGTCATGTGAGAACTCTGTGCGAAAAGTGGTCCTGAAGACAGGACGAGCGCCAGTACAAGTATGATATGTTTCTTCATTATTGTTCTATTATCTTAGTTATATTTATGTAATAACTCGAAAAAAGTGATTTTGTTGCTATAGAAGGCTGAAAAGATGTTAATAAAAACAAGAAACCCAGGGTTCAACCCTGGGTTACTGATGTTCTGAGCGAGATACGGGAGTCGAACCCGCCTCACAGGCTTGGGAAGCCCGTGCACTACCGATGTGCTAATCTCGCGAAGGAAAATACTAACTCCTTTCACAAGAAAGAGCCACGAGCGGGACTCGAACCCGCGACCCACGCATTACGAATGCGTTGCTCTACCAACTGAGCCATCATGGCTTTTTGCCCGAAAGCAGATGCAAAGGTAATGAATATTTTTTGAAATAAGAAATTATTGCTTAAACTTTTCTCGTGGTTAACTCTTATTAACTAAAGTTCGTCGGTTGCTATACCGGGTTCATAATAAAAGAGGGACTATCGCCAGTGGATAGTCCCTCTTCAGATTATAGTTTCTTGAATGTCAATTCTTCTTTTTTCGAATTTTTGCCTACCGAGATGGTGTCGCCTGGCTTCATTGTGCCATCGAGTAACATCTCGCAAACGGAATCTTCGATGTAGGTCTGGATGGCGCGGCGGAGTGGGCGGGCACCAAACTGCACATCGTATCCCTTCTTGGCTACCATCTCCTTTGCCTTTTCGGTAATCTGGAAATGGAATCCCAAGTCTTCTATTCTCTTGACCAGTCCTTCCAGGTCGAGGTCGATGATGCGCTTGATGGCATTTAGATCCAGCTGGTCGAAGGTGATGATGTCATCAAGACGGTTCAGGAACTCTGGAGCAAACTGCTTGCTCAGACTCTTCTGGACGATGCTGCGGGCATACTCCTTGTCTTTCTCATCCATCGCAAATCCGCCTTTTATACCTGCAGAAGTAAAGCCGACGCCTCTGCCGAAATCTTTCAGCTGGCGGGTTCCTGCATTAGAGGTCATGATGATGATGGTGTTGCGGAAGTCGATAAGTCGGCCGTTGCCATCGGTAAGTCTGCCTTCGTCGAGTACCTGTAAGAGCAGGTTGAATACCTTGCTGTTGGCTTTCTCTATTTCGTCGAGCAATACGATGCTGTATGGTTTGCGGCGTACCTTTTCGGTCAGCTGTCCACCTTCGTTATAGCCTACGTATCCTGGAGGTGCACCTACCAGACGTGAAGCGTTGAAACTCTCGGAGAATTCGCTCATGTCTATTCTGATGAGTGAATCTTTCGAACCAAACATTTCCTCGGCAAGTTTCTGGGCAAGATAGGTCTTACCTACACCTGTAGGACCCAGGAACATGAATACGCCAATAGGATGGTTAGGGTCGCGCAAGCCTACACGGTTCCTCAGAATGGTCTTTACCATCTTGTTGATGGCATTATCCTGAGCAATCACCTTGTGCTTCAGGTTGTGTTCCAGATCTTTCAGACGTTTGCTTTCACCCTCTGCCATGCGTTGGGCCGGTACACCGGTCATCATGCTGATAACGTTGGCAATGTCTTCGGCTGTCACCTCAACATATTCGCCAATCTCTCCCTGCTGCCATTGCGCCTTCATGTCCTCAATCTCTTTCTCGATCTTGGTCTGGGCATCTCTGCATGAGGCTGCCATCTCGAAGTTCTGGTTTGCTACAGCCTGCTGCTTCTTGCTGATTATCTTTTTCAGTTCTTTTTCCAGCTTGATATATGGAGCAGGAACACTTGCATTATTAATATGTACGCGCGAGCCGGCTTCATCTATCACGTCGATAGCCTTGTCTGGGAAGTGGCGGTCGGTGATATAGCGCTCTGTCAGTTTGACACATGTCTCGAGAGCCTCGTCTGTATATCTCACACAGTGATGCTTCTCGTAATGTTCCTTGATGTTGTGCAGTATCAGCAGGGTCTCTTCGCGTGTAGTAGGTTCAACGATAACCTTCTGGAAACGGCGCTCCAAGGCACCGTCCTTCTCAATGCTCTTGCGATACTCATCGAGCGTGGTGGCACCGATACACTGGATGATACCTCTTGCCAGGGCTGGTTTCAGAATGTTGGCGGCATCCATGCTTCCTTCGCCGGAACCGGCGCCTATCATGGTGTGAATCTCATCTATGAAGATGATGATCTCCGGATGGTCCTCCAGTTCCTTGATGACATTCTTGATGCGCTCTTCAAACTGTCCGCGGAATTTGGTTCCTGCAACGATGGCTGTCAGATCAAGACTTACCAGACGCTTGTTGAAGAACATAGGTGATGTTTCCTGGTTGTTGATGAGCTGTGCCAGTCCTTCTACGATGGCACTCTTTCCTACGCCCGGTTCACCTATTAATACTGGGTTGTTCTTCTTTCTGCGACCCAGAATCTCGAGCACGCGCTGAATCTCCTTCTCTCTGCCCACGACAGGGTCCAGCTTTCCATCGGCTGCAGCCTTGGTCAGGTCGAAACTGAATTTGTCGATGGTAGGGGTGCTGCTCTTTTTGCGCGGAGTTCCATTTGAACGGGTAGACAGTCTCATCGGATTCTGGTCCTTTTCCATATCGAATGGCTCTTCGTCAGTTTCCATCATGTCGTTCTGCTCGTTGTAGTCATCTTCTGCTTCTATTCCACCAGCCATCTCCAGGTTCTCTGTTTCCTCCTGCCTGTCAGCATCAGGGGTTTCTGAATCTGGTGTTTGTGGTTCCATTTTGAATTCCTTCGGCTCTTCTGTCTTCTGCTCATCATCCTTGTCAGTAGGATAGAGCATTTCGATGGCACGGTCGTAGCTTAAGCCCAGTTGACTCAGCCAGTTGGCTACAGGGTTCTTGTCATTTCTCAAGATGGCAAGCAGCAGATGTCTTGGCTCTACAATCTTGGAGTGCTCGTAGTTGTTTGCCTCGCGGATAGAGTCTCTGATAATGCTGTCTGTTATCTGGCTGAATGGGATGTGGCTGTTCCCCTTCACGTTATCGGCAGGAGTTTCTTCCACACGCTTTTCCAGTTTGCTGTTAAGGACTCCGCTGAAAGCCATCGGACTGATGTCTGCGCCCTTCAGAAGCTTGTTGACATCGCTGTCGTTCTGGCTGATCAGACTCAGCATCAGATGCTCCACGCTGATTTCTCTTCCCAAGGTGCGTGCTGCTTCTTTGCTACTTCTGTTCAGTATGTCCTGTATATGTGAAAACGGATTTATCATATTTGCTTATATTTTTAAATATCTCAGTGCAAAAGTACACATTATTTTCAAAAATAGCAAATGATATGCCAACTTTTTTGCATTGTTAAAATACAAATAATGCTAAAATAATGCGATTTTTCGCCTCTAAAGCGTTTTAGTATCATTTTTTTTTGTATCTTTGTCGGGAATTTCAAAAGGGTAAAACGGCTTAGAACGCAAGGAAATGCCCTTAAACGCGATTTCCGGACGGAAAACAGGCGTTTTGAAAGTAACGAATAAACAATAATACATTAATATAAGAAATGGACGAAAATCAGACAATGGATCATGATAGAATCATGAAGATCAACATTGAGGAGGAGATGAAGTCGAGCTACATCGATTATTCGATGTCAGTTATCGTGGCTCGTGCCCTCCCTGATGTACGCGATGGTTTCAAGCCTGTGCACCGCCGTATTCTTTACGGTATGCTCGGCATTGGAAACACCAGTGACAAACCTTATAAGAAATGTGCGCGTGTTGTTGGTGAGGTGCTCGGTAAGTATCACCCTCACGGTGACTTTTCTGTTTACGGCGCTCTGGTGCGTATGGGACAGGAGTGGAACATGCGTTATACCTTGATTGACGGACAGGGTAACTTCGGTTCTGTTGATGGTGACTCTCCTGCTGCCATGCGTTATACAGAGTGCCGCCTCTCCAAGATGGGTGAGCATATCATGGATGACCTTGACAAGGAAACGGTTGATATGACCAACAACTTCGATGATACCCTGCAGGAACCTACCGTGATGCCTACCAAGATTCCTAATCTTCTGGTAAATGGTGGTAATGGTATTGCAGTAGGTATGGCTACCAATATACCTACCCACAACCTGGGTGAGGTAATTGACGGTTGCTGTGCATATATCGATAATCCTGACATCGACACCGATGGATTGATGCAGTATATCCCTGCTCCTGACTTCCCAACCGGTGCTACCATCTATGGTATACAGGGTGTGAAGGATGCATACGAAACGGGTCGAGGCAGAATCGTGGTTCGTGCTACTGCCGAGATTGAAAGTAGTGAAAACCATGATAAGATTGTTATCACCGAGATTCCTTATGGTGTTAACAAGGAGCAACTCGTGATGGCTATTGCTGACCTTGCCAAGGAAGGCAGGGTAGATGGCATCGCTAACGTAAACGATGAATCTGGCCGTCAGGGTATGCGTATCGTTGTTGATGTGAAGCGTGATGCCAATGCAAATGTTCTTCTGAACAAACTCTTTAAGCTGACAGCTCTTCAGAGTTCATTCTCAGTGAATTGCATCGCTCTTGTTAATGGCCGTCCACGTCTTTTGAGCTTGAAGGAGTGTGTGAAGTATTTCGTAGAGCATCGTCATGATGTTACAATCCGCCGCACCCAGTTCGAACTGAAGAAGGCTCAGGAGCGTGCTCATATTCTCGAGGGCTTGATCATTGCCTGCGACAACATCGACGAGGTGGTACATATAATCAGAGCCAGCAAGACTCCATCTGATGCTCAGCGCAACTTGGAGAAGCGTTTCGAACTCGATGAACTTCAGAGTAAGGCCATCGTGGATATGCGCCTCAGCCAGTTGACAGGCTTGCGTCTGGAGCAGTTGCACAATGAATTCAATGAGTTGATGAAGACTATCGACTACTTGAACCAGATTCTGAACGATCCTGAGCTCTGCAAGAAGGTAATGAAGGACGAACTCAACGAGGTGAAGGAGAAGTATGGTGACGCACGTCGTACCATGATTAAGCCAGATGACCATGAGTTCAACCCAGAAGACTTCTATCCAAACGACCCAGTGGTTATCACCGTGAGTCATCTCGGATATATCAAGCGCACCCCTTTGTCAGAGTTCCGTGAGCAGGCTCGTGGTGGAGTAGGTTCTAAGGGAGCCCGTACCCGTGATAAGGACTTCACCGAGTATATCTATCCTGCTACCATGCACCAGACCATGCTGTTCTTCACCAAGAAGGGCCGCTGCTACTGGTTGAAGTGTTACGAGATTCCTGAGGGTGACCGCAACTCCAAGGGTCGTGCTATCCAGAACCTCCTCAACATCGAGAGCGATGACCAGGTGAATGCATTCCTCCGCTTGAAGGGATTGAATGATGCAGAGTTCATCAACAACCATTACGTAGTATTCGCTACCAAGAATGGTACCGTGAAGAAGACCTGTCTGGAGGCATATTCCCGTCCACGTGCCAACGGTGTGATTGCTATCAACATTGTAGAGGGCGATGAGGTGGTAGATGTTCGTCTGACAAATGGTCATAACGAGCTGATTATTGCCAACCGCAATGGTCGTGCTGTCCGTTTCGACGAGAACGAGATCCGTACAATGGGCCGTACGTCTACCGGTGTTCGTGGTATGCGCCTCGATGAGGGTAATGATGCTGTAGTAGGTATGATTGTTGTCAACGATCCTGAGAAGGAAACCGTGATGGTAGTGAGCGAGCAGGGTTATGGTAAGCGTTCTGACGTACTCGATTACCGCGTTACCAAGCGTGGCGGTAAGGGTGTGAAGACACTGAATATTACCGACAAGACCGGTCGACTGGTAGCTATCAAGAACGTAACCGATGATAACGACCTCATGATTATCAACCAGAGTGGTATCGTAATTCGTCTTGCCGTAGCCGATTGCCGTGTCATGGGCCGTGCTACCCAGGGTGTCCGCCTCATCAATCTTACCAAGAAGAATGATGTCATTGCCAGCGTATGCAAGGTGATGAGTTCAGAGCTCGAGGCTTCTGTAGAAGAGGAGAGCCGTTCTGCCTGGGCTAAGAAGAGCGAGGAGATAGAGAATGATACCGTAGGTGCCAAGACTGCTGAAGAGGCTGCTGAGGCTGAGGCTCATCTCGCTGACGAAGCATCTGAAGCTGAGGATACCGATTCGGGCAACGTAGATTTCGAATAAAAGAAAAGACGCGTAAAAAATAAATAACAACAACTTTTAAACTCATTAAGAAAAATGAAAAAGTTTTTAGTAGCTGCAATGATGGTACTAGGTGCCACATCAGCATTCGCAGGCGACAGTGACGCTCTCAAGGCTGTCATGAAGGCTAAGTCTTATGCCGAGGCTGAGGCTTTGGTTAAGCAGAATTTGGGTCAGATGGCTAACGATGCAGAGAAGGCCAAGGCTTACAACAAGCTCGTTGATCTCGCTATGAAGCAGTTCAATGACCAGCAGAGCATCCAGCAGACCAATCAGATCATGAAGAAGAACGACCCGGTAGATGAGGCTGCTATGTCTGAGGGCGCTTACAATGCATTGATTAATGCTATTGAGTGCTACAAGTACGACCAGCTTCCTAATGCTAAGGGTAAGGTTGCTCCTAAGTTTAACAACAACGCTAGCCGTGTATGGGGTGCTCGTGTTCAGCTCGTTAATGCGGGTCAGACTGCAGCTCAGAACAGTAAGGCTGATGAGGTATTGAAGTATTGGGGTGCATTCCTTGATACAGACAATGAGCCTCTCTTCGCTTCTGTAGACCAGAAGCAGAAGGATGGCGAGAAGGAGTATATCGGTCAGGTTGCTCTCTTTGCAGCCCGTTATGCATACCAGGCTAAGGATGCTGCCCGTTGCGAGAAGTATTGCGACATCGCCATGAAGAGTGAGAAGGAGGCTAAGGATGCCCTCAACCTCAAGCTCTATGTAATGAAGGACGGCTTGAAGACTCACGAGGATTCTCTTGCCTATGTTAACAAGCTCAAGGATATCTTTGCAAAGGACGAGACCAATGAGGTTGTTCTCGATGGTTTGAACTCTATGTACTCTTCATTGAAGATGGAGAAGGAGCAGACTGAACTTTTGGACGCAGCTATTGCAAAGAACCCTAACAACTTTGTAGCTCTTGCCAACAAGGGTATGATGTATATCCAGAAGAACGATGCAGACAACGCTATCAAGTGTTTGAAGCAGGCTCTTGCTGCAAAGGAGGATAACGTAGTTGTTCTTACTTATCTGGGTGCTTGCTATAACAGCAAGGCTGGTAACTTGCAGGATCCTAACGGCCGCAAGGTTGTTTACCAGGAGGCTATCAAGGTTCTCGACAAGGCTAAGCAGCTCGATCCAGAGAAGGCTCAGGCTAACTGGGGTTACACCCGTTACCAGGCTTACTATGGCTACTATGGTCCTAACGCAGCAGAGACCAAGCAGGCTGAGGCTGAGAGCAAGTAAAGATTGAACTTCAAATAAGTATTTGATTCTCATAGGGGGATGTCACCTAGTGTGGCATCCCTTTTTTTTATTTCTTTGACATAGGGTTGTTCCGGTAAAATAACAAATAGGACTGTGTTTTTTGTGGCAAAATGATTGATAAAAACATCAACGAGTAATGTTGGTTTGCTATAGGCGCCCATCAGCTGGTCTGCGCATGCACAACAGGTGTTGTGCGAGCGCATATCAGCTGTTATGCAAGCGCACAACAGCTGTTGTGCGGCCTACGGAGCTAACTTCTCCGAAAACCTCTACTATCTTTTCCGCCAACTTCATCTGTCTTTTCCGACAACTTCTTCCGTATTCTGCGATTGTATCTTACGCTTGTGTGCATTTATTGAAGTTGTTCATGTGTCGTAAAAATCTTCTTGGTATGTCCGTATTCCATAAAAATAGGCTGAGCCATCATGCGATGACTCAGCCTTAATTCTTTTTAATCCTTTCAGAACTTTACTGCTGAACAGGAATCTTCTTGACGCGACGCTCGTGACGACCACCCTCGAATGTTGTGGCAAAGAACTCGTCGAGAATAGCCTCGGCGGTCTTGTTGTCTACGAAACGACCTGGAAGTACCAATACGTTGGCATCGTTGTGCTGACGAACCAAATGAGCAATCTCCTTGCACCATGCCAATCCGGCACGTACACCCTGATGCTTATTCAATGTCATGGCGATACCTTCGCCGCTGCCGCAAATGCCGATACCTGGATATACTTCGCCGCTCTCAATGCCTTTAGCAAGAGCATGACCGAAGTCAGGATAGTCTACACTCGCATCGCTGTATGTACCATAATCCTTTACAGGATAACCCTTCTTTTCCAAATATTCCAATACAAATTGCTTCAATGGAAAACCTGCGTGATCGCATGCAATACCAACTGTCTTTACTTCCATAATACTTAAGTTTTTAAGTGAAGAAACCGGTGTAAACCCTTATCCTTCACAAGGTTAATATTAAAAGAGTGAAAGGAGTCGGATGCCGGAAATGGAAATCTGCCATCCGGCAAAATCTCCAACTCCAGCTTCCAACTCCTGTTTAGTTTATGCTAATTAAGCCTCTGCCAAGAAAGCCTTTACCTGCTTGTAAACGTTCTCGCCTGTGTAACCGAGCTTCTCATCAAGTACCTTGTAAGGAGCTGAGAAACCGAAGCTCTCCATACCCCAAACCTTACCATTAGCGCCTACGAGACCCTGGAGTGTTACAGGAAGACCGGCAGTCATACCGAAGATCTTAGCGTTCTTTGGCAATACGCTCTCCTGATATTCCTTGCTCTGACCACGGAACAAGCCCTCTGATGGAGCACTTACCACGCGAACCTTGATGCCGTCGGCACGCAAAGCATCGCAACCAGCCTCCAATGTAGAAACCTCAGAACCGCTAGCTACCAAGATAACGTCTGGATTCTCGTCGCTGCCTGCTACGATGTAAGCACCCTTGGCTGCCTGCTCATAGTCTGTTCCCTCTGGCAATTTAGCAATGCCCTGGCGAGAGAAGATCAAAGCTGTAGGAGTCTCAACATTCTCCATAGCGAGTTTCCAGCAAACTGTAGTCTCGTCAGCATCAGCTGGACGGAATACGCGAACGCTGTCCTTACCTGCGTGGTTCTTCAACTTCTCCATCAAGCGAATCTGTGCCTCCTGCTCAACTGGCTCGTGAGTAGGTCCGTCCTCACCAACGCGGAATGCATCGTGAGTCCAGATGAACTTCACTGGAACCTGCATCAGGGCTGCGAGACGTACAGCTGGCTTCATATAATCAGAGAATACGAAGAATGTACCCATTGCAGCAACCACACCACCGTGGAGCATCATACCGATACACATATCAGCCATTGTCAACTCAGCAACACCTGCCTGGAAGAATGCACCTGAGAAGTCACCGCGAACGATGCTCTTGGTCTTCTTCAAGAAGCCATCAGTCTTATCAGAGTTAGAAAGGTCAGCAGAAGCACAGATCATGTTAGGAACCTGCTCTGCTAAAACACCGAGACAAGCAGCAGATGCTGCACGTGTAGCTGAACCAGCCTTCTGCTCAACCTTGCTCCAGTCTACCTTAGGAGCCTTGCCGCTGAACCACTCATCCATCTGGGCAGCCTTCTCTGGGTTAGCCTTGCGCCACTCAGCCTCTGCAGCCTTGCGCTCAGCTACGATCTTCTTCAACTCCTCAGCACGCTTAGCGTAGATTTCCTTTACATCGTCGAAGATAACGAATGCATTCTCAGGATCACCACCGAGGTGCTTGATGGTATTAACGTAAGCGTCGCCACCGAGAGGAGCACCGTGAGTATTGATGCAAGCCTCGTAGCTTGTGCCGTCTGCGCGGAGAGCACCCTTACCCATTACGGTCTTACCGATGATGAGGGTAGGGCGATCCTGCTCCTTCTGGGCAGCATCGAGCGCCTCACGAATCTGAGCTACGTCGTTACCGTTGATCTTGATGACATTCCAGCCCCAAGCCTTGTACTTCATCTCTGTATCCTCGTTCATTACAACGCCACACTCTGTAGAGAGCTGGATGTCGTTAGAATCGTAGAACATGATGAGGTTGTTCAGACCGAGGTTACCGGCGATACGACCAACACCCTGAGAAATCTCTTCCTCTACAGCACCATCAGAAATGTATGCGTAGATCTTGTGCTGCATCATGGTTGAACCCAGACGAGCCTCGAGGAACTTCTCTGCAACAGCTGCACCAGCTGCGAGGGCATGACCCTGACCGAGAGGACCAGATGAGTTCTCGATACCACGCTGAAGGTCGAGCTCTGGGTGACCAGGAGTTACAGAACCCCACTGGCGGAACTGCTTGAGGTCTTCCATAGAGAAGAAACCACGCAAAGCCAAACCAGCATAGAGCATTGGGCTCATGTGACCTGGGTCGAGGAAGAAGCGGTCGCGGCCAGTCCATGTTGGATCTGCTGGATCATAAACAAGGTACTCAGAGAAGAGCACGTTGATGAAGTCAGAACCACCCATAGCACCACCTGGGTGACCTGAGTTTGCCTTTTCTACCATTGAAGCAGCCAAGATACGGATGTTATCAGCTGCATGATTCATTACTTTAATGTCGTTCATAATTTTATATTTATTATTGTTGTTATTTCTGCTGAAATATTCTTGTTTTTCTAGCTCTGAAGGCTGCTCAAAAGAAGGATACTTCCTTTTTTCGCCTTCAAAGATACTATTTTATTTTCAAAACTACGATAGATTTTGCAGGAATTTTTACCTTAAGGGTGTTTTTCTTTACTTTTGCATCCTTAAAAACTGCAGGCTTCACTACATCCGGGTGTGCGAAGTCGTTGTAATCGCTCACCTTGTTGCAGGAAAGAATCTGTCCTGTTACAGTTTTTGGAGCAGCTGCACCATCCAGATTAAACTCTACCTGCTGAGCCTTGTCAAGACTGACATTGGCAAGAGCAACCACAATGGTTCCATCTGCCTTCTTGGCTGCTGAAGTAGATACCAATGGAATCTTTCTTCCATCTCTTGCGTGATCATCGCCGCGAACATCCATAGAGTCGCACTTTACATCCATTGGGAGATAGGTTGCCTCCTGGAAGTCCTTGTACATGTTGAATACATGATAGGTTGGAGTCAGAACCATGTGACCTGTTCCCTTTGTATCTGTCAGGATCATTGACTGGAGTACGTTGACAATCTGTGCGATATTGGTCATCTTCACACGCTCTGTATGGCGGTGGAATACATTCAGCGAAAGTGCAGCAACGAAGGCATCGCGCATACAATTCTGCTGATAGAGGTGCCCCTTGATAGTGCCAGGCTCCTCATCCCACCAGGTTCCCCATTCGTCAACGAGGAGGGCTACCTGCTTCTTTGGATCAGCCTTGTCCATGATAGCCTCGTGCTTCTTGATGACATCTTCTATGCCGAGCGCCTTGCCCATGGTCCAGTAGTAATCCTCATTATTGAACTTGGTGGCAGAACCCTTGCTGCCTGTCCAGCCTGTTACTGTATAATAATGTAGAGAGATGGCGTTGGCACGGTTGCCGATACGGTCCATCAATACCTTAGTCCAGTTATAATCGTAATCGCTCGCTCCAGATGCAATCTTATAGAGCTGGTTTCCGTCATAGTTGCGGCAATAAACAGAGTAGCGGCGGAAGAGATCTGAATAATACTCAGGACGCATGTTGCCACCGCAGCCCCAACTTTCGTTACCAACACCGAGGTATTTTACTTTCCAAGCCTTGTCGCGGCCGTTCTGTCGGCGGAGTTTTGCCATAGGAGTATCTCCATCGCTGGTCATATATTCCACCCACTTTGCCAATTCCTCAACAGTGCCGGAACCCACGTTGCCGCTGATGTAAGGCTCGCAACCCAACATCTCGCAGAGATTCAGAAACTCGTGTGTACCGAAAGAGTTGTCCTCAATGGTTCCACCCCAGTTGTTGTTCTGCATCTTTGGTCGCTTCTCACGTGGACCGATACCATCCATCCAGTGATACTCGTCAGCGAAGCATCCTCCAGGCCATCTTAATACAGGCACTTTCAGGTCCTTGAGGGCTTGGAGCACGTCGTTGCGGTAACCCTGAGTGTTAGGAATCTTAGAATCAGGACCTACCCAAAGACCACCAT includes these proteins:
- the gyrA gene encoding DNA gyrase subunit A, with the protein product MDENQTMDHDRIMKINIEEEMKSSYIDYSMSVIVARALPDVRDGFKPVHRRILYGMLGIGNTSDKPYKKCARVVGEVLGKYHPHGDFSVYGALVRMGQEWNMRYTLIDGQGNFGSVDGDSPAAMRYTECRLSKMGEHIMDDLDKETVDMTNNFDDTLQEPTVMPTKIPNLLVNGGNGIAVGMATNIPTHNLGEVIDGCCAYIDNPDIDTDGLMQYIPAPDFPTGATIYGIQGVKDAYETGRGRIVVRATAEIESSENHDKIVITEIPYGVNKEQLVMAIADLAKEGRVDGIANVNDESGRQGMRIVVDVKRDANANVLLNKLFKLTALQSSFSVNCIALVNGRPRLLSLKECVKYFVEHRHDVTIRRTQFELKKAQERAHILEGLIIACDNIDEVVHIIRASKTPSDAQRNLEKRFELDELQSKAIVDMRLSQLTGLRLEQLHNEFNELMKTIDYLNQILNDPELCKKVMKDELNEVKEKYGDARRTMIKPDDHEFNPEDFYPNDPVVITVSHLGYIKRTPLSEFREQARGGVGSKGARTRDKDFTEYIYPATMHQTMLFFTKKGRCYWLKCYEIPEGDRNSKGRAIQNLLNIESDDQVNAFLRLKGLNDAEFINNHYVVFATKNGTVKKTCLEAYSRPRANGVIAINIVEGDEVVDVRLTNGHNELIIANRNGRAVRFDENEIRTMGRTSTGVRGMRLDEGNDAVVGMIVVNDPEKETVMVVSEQGYGKRSDVLDYRVTKRGGKGVKTLNITDKTGRLVAIKNVTDDNDLMIINQSGIVIRLAVADCRVMGRATQGVRLINLTKKNDVIASVCKVMSSELEASVEEESRSAWAKKSEEIENDTVGAKTAEEAAEAEAHLADEASEAEDTDSGNVDFE
- the rpiB gene encoding ribose 5-phosphate isomerase B — its product is MEVKTVGIACDHAGFPLKQFVLEYLEKKGYPVKDYGTYSDASVDYPDFGHALAKGIESGEVYPGIGICGSGEGIAMTLNKHQGVRAGLAWCKEIAHLVRQHNDANVLVLPGRFVDNKTAEAILDEFFATTFEGGRHERRVKKIPVQQ
- a CDS encoding transketolase family protein, whose protein sequence is MNDIKVMNHAADNIRILAASMVEKANSGHPGGAMGGSDFINVLFSEYLVYDPADPTWTGRDRFFLDPGHMSPMLYAGLALRGFFSMEDLKQFRQWGSVTPGHPELDLQRGIENSSGPLGQGHALAAGAAVAEKFLEARLGSTMMQHKIYAYISDGAVEEEISQGVGRIAGNLGLNNLIMFYDSNDIQLSTECGVVMNEDTEMKYKAWGWNVIKINGNDVAQIREALDAAQKEQDRPTLIIGKTVMGKGALRADGTSYEACINTHGAPLGGDAYVNTIKHLGGDPENAFVIFDDVKEIYAKRAEELKKIVAERKAAEAEWRKANPEKAAQMDEWFSGKAPKVDWSKVEQKAGSATRAASAACLGVLAEQVPNMICASADLSNSDKTDGFLKKTKSIVRGDFSGAFFQAGVAELTMADMCIGMMLHGGVVAAMGTFFVFSDYMKPAVRLAALMQVPVKFIWTHDAFRVGEDGPTHEPVEQEAQIRLMEKLKNHAGKDSVRVFRPADADETTVCWKLAMENVETPTALIFSRQGIAKLPEGTDYEQAAKGAYIVAGSDENPDVILVASGSEVSTLEAGCDALRADGIKVRVVSAPSEGLFRGQSKEYQESVLPKNAKIFGMTAGLPVTLQGLVGANGKVWGMESFGFSAPYKVLDEKLGYTGENVYKQVKAFLAEA